Proteins from a single region of Paraglaciecola sp. T6c:
- a CDS encoding alpha-amylase — translation MNKITILSACFAALSCPIAFADSGSNNNPLRPDDHAPIGVMGDHMHAAGEFMFSYRFMRMNMSDMVQGNNSISASDIATSVANPFAPPATVRVVPKNMTTNMHMLGFMYAPNDDITLMAMLNYIERDMDLTTFQGMMGDTALGQFSTEVSGLADSRLGLLYRLYDEGNHHLHFNLAWVIANGSTDETDDVLTPMNMRMTMRLPYSMQLGAGSDQAEFGLTYTGKNEQLSWGAQVLTTTPLERNDEGYTVGDKYHMSSWLAYQLPQSTSVSLRLIYNHSEDIKGQDNQIMAPVTTANPANYGGHNLQAAIGVNTVLMNKHRIGLEYQVPINYHANGVQMDMDNMLTLGYQLAF, via the coding sequence ATGAACAAAATAACTATTCTAAGTGCATGTTTTGCAGCACTTTCTTGCCCTATAGCTTTCGCCGACTCAGGCAGCAACAATAACCCATTGCGCCCAGATGATCATGCGCCCATCGGCGTCATGGGGGATCACATGCATGCTGCAGGTGAATTCATGTTTTCCTATCGGTTTATGCGCATGAATATGTCAGACATGGTACAAGGCAACAACAGTATTTCAGCCAGTGATATTGCCACCAGCGTGGCTAATCCCTTTGCCCCACCAGCCACAGTGCGCGTAGTGCCAAAAAACATGACCACCAATATGCATATGTTGGGCTTTATGTATGCGCCCAACGATGACATTACCTTGATGGCCATGCTCAATTACATAGAGCGTGACATGGATTTAACTACGTTTCAGGGCATGATGGGAGACACAGCACTAGGGCAGTTTTCCACTGAGGTGTCTGGTTTGGCTGACAGTAGACTAGGCCTGCTCTACCGCCTATATGACGAAGGTAATCACCACCTGCATTTTAACTTAGCTTGGGTTATCGCAAACGGCTCGACGGATGAAACCGATGATGTTCTTACTCCTATGAACATGCGAATGACCATGCGCTTACCCTATTCTATGCAACTGGGTGCGGGCAGCGATCAAGCCGAGTTTGGCCTGACATACACGGGTAAAAACGAGCAATTAAGCTGGGGGGCGCAAGTGCTCACCACCACGCCCCTTGAGCGTAATGATGAAGGCTACACAGTGGGTGACAAATACCACATGTCCAGCTGGCTAGCATATCAACTGCCCCAATCAACGAGTGTGTCACTACGATTGATTTACAATCACAGCGAAGACATCAAGGGCCAAGACAACCAAATTATGGCCCCAGTCACCACAGCAAATCCAGCTAATTACGGCGGTCACAATTTACAAGCCGCCATTGGGGTGAATACCGTATTGATGAACAAGCATAGAATTGGTTTGGAATATCAGGTACCCATTAATTATCACGCCAATGGCGTACAAATGGACATGGATAACATGCTTACACTCGGTTATCAGTTAGCGTTTTAG
- a CDS encoding TonB-dependent receptor, whose protein sequence is MQRSTMKLNQVSAIFNKARITASNIAIFGTALSAMLIAPSLAAQTQGEDVSANEDLEVIQVKGIAGSLAESARQKRFDSRIVDAIVAEDIGKLPDNNIAEALQRITGVSISTDFGVGESVTIRGISQNRVELNGRSTSGSGRGGISLDDFPSSFLKTVEVIKSPTPEMIEGALGGTINMTTVRPLELEEPLIALTLDGEYADKTENWAPMVNAAAGMNWDLGDAGTFGASFVVAYQDRELRRDEFINLVTPTELDLDGDGTSDQANTPSGNYLVRSQNTVEQKTEKRERTALGLSLQWAPKDTDGFIYLDINTTELDGGQEAYSVLNDSKDYGDLVLDNAYGDSQGQLHNFGSGSVFVQPKTWSDFTTNESISNALGGEFQLTDQIKVSGEISYAKSEAKRRNSEFNLRPISREQYDADGTITEHLFTITMTQDGDQVPGLAFSDQDALLDPDNLAIRQFTHQRYSEDNEETAIRFDVEYIEPFAGLDFLRSIKAGVRTTDSEYELDRYDLRNNGSELKNLQTSVSYDGVVTPTWIGDFNDAFGGFKAINHSNSFDQAGISGNNALTNYFVYDGAALAYDINGTYDRVKQMLAGSNLELTGTLDENMARNTGSYAKIEEETKAVYTQFNLDFDRLTAIIGARYVTTDLTSSTFDDTAEHDYSDFLPSINATYNLTEETILRFAAAKVMRRAEFGELSPALNVDNSIVTGTQGSYKLDPYRVTQYDLSAEHYFGQGGLMSAAIFYKDVESFTVSSSSCQASADTIEGQNVTEYVNVCLLDTAGVSQANVNYASSDQDLAYVEGQRDAGLTGIVINTDVNGGSGKIVGIELAYQQQFSSLPGAWSGLGISTNYTYADSEQPDGNPLLDISNNTVNAQVYWEYEGWQVRLAYNWRDEYLDTQDEKRVRPVGALATGIYNRTDPNAEFYDPTLGNNYRDARGQFDFSASYDVNENITLVANAVNLTGEPIRQVTELGSIWQYSEADRRMTVGVRAKF, encoded by the coding sequence ATGCAACGCTCAACCATGAAACTTAATCAAGTCAGTGCCATATTCAACAAAGCCAGAATAACCGCCAGTAATATTGCGATTTTCGGCACAGCATTATCGGCTATGCTTATCGCGCCTTCTTTAGCAGCGCAAACGCAAGGCGAAGACGTCTCAGCCAATGAAGATTTAGAAGTAATTCAAGTAAAAGGTATCGCCGGCAGTTTAGCGGAGTCAGCACGACAAAAGCGCTTTGATTCACGCATCGTCGACGCCATCGTTGCTGAAGATATTGGTAAATTGCCTGACAACAACATCGCAGAGGCACTACAAAGAATCACTGGTGTGTCGATAAGTACCGATTTTGGTGTGGGTGAATCTGTCACTATTCGTGGTATTTCTCAAAACCGCGTTGAATTAAACGGCCGCTCCACCTCAGGTAGTGGACGTGGCGGTATTAGCTTAGACGACTTCCCTTCTAGCTTCTTAAAAACCGTCGAAGTGATTAAATCCCCTACGCCTGAAATGATTGAAGGCGCGCTAGGCGGCACAATCAACATGACAACAGTGCGTCCTTTAGAGTTGGAAGAGCCGCTTATCGCTCTCACTTTAGATGGCGAGTATGCTGACAAAACTGAGAATTGGGCTCCTATGGTCAATGCCGCAGCAGGCATGAACTGGGATTTAGGCGATGCAGGTACATTTGGTGCTTCGTTTGTGGTGGCATATCAAGATCGCGAGTTACGCCGAGACGAATTCATCAACCTCGTCACACCCACCGAGCTTGATTTAGATGGTGACGGCACGAGCGACCAAGCCAATACACCTAGCGGCAATTACCTTGTCAGAAGCCAAAACACGGTTGAACAGAAAACTGAGAAGCGTGAACGTACGGCATTAGGATTGTCCTTACAATGGGCACCTAAAGACACTGATGGTTTTATTTATTTAGACATTAACACCACAGAACTCGACGGCGGCCAAGAAGCTTACTCAGTGCTGAACGACAGTAAAGACTATGGCGATTTAGTGCTTGATAACGCATACGGCGACAGTCAAGGGCAACTGCATAACTTCGGTTCAGGCAGTGTATTTGTACAACCTAAAACCTGGTCTGACTTTACCACTAATGAATCAATCTCCAATGCATTGGGCGGTGAATTTCAGCTAACGGATCAAATAAAAGTATCTGGCGAAATTTCGTACGCAAAGTCTGAGGCAAAACGTAGAAACTCTGAATTTAACTTGCGCCCTATTTCTCGCGAACAATATGATGCCGACGGCACCATCACTGAGCATTTATTCACCATCACCATGACCCAAGACGGTGACCAAGTACCGGGGCTTGCATTTTCAGACCAAGATGCCCTGCTTGACCCAGATAACTTAGCTATTCGTCAGTTCACACATCAACGCTACTCAGAGGACAACGAAGAAACCGCTATTCGTTTCGACGTGGAATACATTGAACCGTTTGCCGGTTTGGACTTCCTTCGCTCTATCAAGGCCGGTGTGCGCACCACTGATAGCGAGTATGAACTAGACAGATACGACTTACGCAACAACGGCAGTGAGCTTAAAAACTTGCAAACCAGCGTATCGTATGACGGTGTTGTTACCCCAACTTGGATAGGTGATTTCAATGATGCCTTCGGTGGGTTTAAAGCCATTAACCACTCAAACTCATTCGATCAAGCCGGTATTTCAGGCAATAACGCATTAACCAATTACTTTGTGTATGACGGTGCAGCGTTAGCGTATGACATTAATGGTACCTACGACCGAGTGAAGCAAATGCTCGCCGGCAGTAACCTAGAGTTGACTGGCACGTTAGACGAGAACATGGCTCGCAACACAGGTTCTTACGCGAAAATTGAAGAAGAAACTAAAGCCGTATATACCCAGTTCAATTTGGACTTTGATCGTTTAACCGCAATCATTGGGGCGCGTTATGTGACCACAGATTTAACCTCGAGCACCTTTGATGACACCGCTGAACACGACTATTCAGACTTCTTACCCAGCATCAATGCGACGTACAATCTTACTGAAGAAACGATTCTACGCTTTGCTGCAGCTAAAGTGATGCGCCGTGCTGAATTTGGTGAGCTGAGTCCTGCATTAAACGTGGATAATTCGATTGTAACGGGCACACAAGGCTCCTATAAATTGGACCCTTACCGCGTTACACAATACGATTTATCTGCGGAGCATTACTTTGGTCAAGGCGGCTTAATGTCGGCGGCTATTTTCTATAAAGACGTAGAATCATTTACGGTTAGCAGCAGTTCCTGCCAAGCAAGCGCAGACACTATTGAAGGACAAAACGTGACTGAATACGTCAACGTGTGTCTACTCGATACTGCGGGCGTGAGCCAAGCCAATGTTAACTACGCTTCAAGTGATCAAGACCTCGCCTATGTCGAAGGCCAACGCGATGCAGGCCTAACCGGTATTGTTATCAACACTGACGTAAATGGCGGTAGCGGTAAAATCGTTGGTATTGAATTAGCCTACCAACAACAATTTAGCTCGTTACCAGGGGCATGGTCTGGCCTAGGCATTAGCACCAACTACACTTACGCCGATAGTGAGCAACCAGATGGTAACCCACTATTAGATATTTCTAACAACACAGTTAATGCTCAAGTGTATTGGGAATACGAAGGATGGCAGGTGCGCTTAGCTTACAACTGGCGTGACGAGTACCTCGATACTCAAGACGAAAAACGTGTTCGCCCAGTAGGCGCCCTGGCAACGGGTATCTATAACCGAACGGACCCTAATGCTGAATTCTACGACCCAACACTGGGCAATAATTACCGGGATGCGCGTGGCCAATTCGACTTCTCAGCGAGTTACGATGTAAACGAAAACATAACGCTAGTAGCAAACGCTGTAAACCTGACAGGCGAGCCTATTCGTCAGGTCACTGAGCTGGGTAGCATTTGGCAATACAGCGAAGCAGATCGTCGAATGACTGTGGGTGTAAGAGCCAAGTTTTAA
- a CDS encoding polysaccharide lyase family 7 protein: MTNKSVVLATSLTCMSLIGCGGTHTTSSTQVQLTSSIESQKAPGSSFDLSHWYLTVPLDEDGDQVSDIYDVADLQGFSHPDFFYLDEQNNMVFATPNRAATERTSTNTRSELRYMLRGEDTSIPEGAPGNNFALAAHKNAQQFAAIGGKLEATLHVDHVATNAQYPNKPPAYSVVIGQVHAFQLDDEQQKAGFGWGNEPLKISYKKWPNHSTGSVFWTYERNLATNDPNRIDIAYPVWGSNWDDPSDPGDKGIALGEEFSYEVNIVENVMHLVFTSTEHGTVHQHINLADNIDANGNIDEADYPLAYQDETLYFKAGAYNQCSTKQNDPSFRYPGCSGTGDWKTDLANGDYTQVTFSSLKVSPATPVQGTTGALK, from the coding sequence ATGACCAATAAAAGCGTTGTACTTGCTACATCACTGACGTGTATGTCGCTAATCGGTTGTGGTGGTACGCACACAACTTCTTCTACTCAGGTTCAACTAACCAGTTCGATAGAATCACAAAAAGCCCCTGGCAGTTCGTTTGATTTAAGCCATTGGTATCTCACCGTTCCGCTTGATGAGGACGGCGACCAAGTGTCTGACATATATGATGTGGCGGATTTGCAGGGATTCTCTCATCCAGATTTTTTCTACCTTGATGAGCAAAATAATATGGTGTTCGCTACACCAAATCGAGCGGCCACAGAGCGCACATCAACCAATACGCGCAGCGAATTACGCTACATGCTTCGGGGTGAAGACACGTCCATTCCTGAGGGCGCTCCTGGCAACAACTTCGCTTTAGCGGCACATAAAAATGCTCAGCAGTTTGCCGCTATTGGCGGGAAGTTAGAGGCAACCTTACACGTTGACCACGTAGCCACAAATGCGCAATACCCAAATAAGCCGCCCGCTTATTCCGTTGTCATCGGCCAAGTTCATGCCTTCCAATTGGATGATGAGCAGCAAAAAGCAGGATTTGGCTGGGGTAATGAACCTCTAAAAATTTCTTATAAAAAATGGCCAAACCACTCAACAGGGTCGGTATTTTGGACCTATGAAAGAAACTTAGCCACCAACGATCCTAACCGCATAGATATTGCTTACCCTGTTTGGGGCAGCAATTGGGATGACCCTAGCGACCCGGGTGACAAGGGCATCGCACTGGGTGAAGAGTTCAGCTATGAAGTAAACATTGTTGAAAATGTCATGCACTTGGTTTTCACCAGTACCGAACACGGCACAGTTCATCAACACATTAACTTAGCGGATAACATCGACGCCAATGGCAATATCGACGAAGCGGATTATCCTTTGGCGTACCAAGACGAAACGCTGTATTTCAAAGCGGGAGCGTATAACCAGTGCAGTACCAAGCAAAACGACCCTAGCTTTCGCTACCCAGGTTGTTCCGGCACTGGCGATTGGAAAACAGACCTAGCCAACGGTGACTATACCCAAGTCACATTTTCTTCATTAAAGGTTAGCCCTGCAACGCCTGTTCAAGGCACTACAGGAGCACTTAAGTGA
- a CDS encoding polysaccharide lyase 6 family protein — protein sequence MPKVPKSRLSSILIRSVRLPALALALPLLTFSQLSHAALVENIKQFNDAVSSVKPGDEIVLANGSWNDVELVLKGKGLPDKPITLKAQTPGKVIITGQSNLAFSGEYIVISGLVFKDGATPTGEVISFRTSNEDVANHSRVTNTVIDNFSTDLRQMSDLWVAMYGKHNRLDHNSLVNKRNRGVTVAVRMNSEASRKNHHIIEYNYFGPRQILGANGGETLRIGTSHFSREYSNTTAQYNYFDRTNGEHEIISNKSSGNSLIKNVFFETQGTLTMRHGHFTKVEGNYFLGNRKPNTGGIRIINESQTVSNNYMYGLTGKRLRGALVIMNGVPNSPPNRYDPVIDSAMNNNIVIDSDHIELGAGADAERSAAPSTSEFKGNIILGKSNLEPFTLYDDMSGINFEGNYLNDEASTPIKTGFASTPYSVTTNQYGLKSPDKALLDEIGFGEVKLPVTKEEVGADFYPKNEALVAFQSGKTIHVKAGTDTLTSALATSQGGDVLVLENGADYLLTKFAEVHHPVTIMAKAGKKPVIRSQKPNFINIENGGALEVENLWFDGAESPDYKGNTIIGTSGYSMNINYNLSVRNVKVTDLDVNGYFYFFKANAGTFADSIEIIDSEFSNITGAILQLNREVDDLGVYSVENLVISGNTFTNVKEEVVTVYRGGTDESTFGPMVSVTNNTLTNVGKGSTHRSGASMYFHGVQKLNISETKWDNSAPLELFLTNGGPITVIDNVEMKNTDKIRANNDEYESSNVTYD from the coding sequence ATGCCCAAAGTGCCTAAAAGCCGTTTATCATCTATTTTAATACGATCTGTAAGACTACCAGCACTCGCGCTGGCTTTGCCACTGCTGACGTTTTCTCAATTGAGTCACGCTGCATTAGTTGAAAACATCAAACAGTTCAATGACGCTGTATCGTCCGTTAAGCCAGGGGACGAAATCGTCCTCGCAAATGGCTCATGGAATGATGTAGAGCTCGTGCTAAAAGGTAAAGGTTTGCCAGACAAACCCATTACGTTAAAGGCGCAAACGCCGGGCAAAGTCATTATCACAGGGCAATCTAATTTGGCGTTCTCTGGGGAGTATATTGTGATCTCTGGCTTAGTGTTTAAAGACGGTGCAACACCAACAGGCGAAGTCATCTCGTTTCGCACATCAAACGAAGACGTCGCAAATCACTCACGTGTGACCAATACCGTGATTGACAACTTCAGCACCGATTTACGTCAAATGTCTGATTTATGGGTGGCCATGTACGGCAAGCATAATCGCCTTGACCACAACTCCTTAGTGAACAAACGTAACCGCGGCGTAACAGTTGCCGTGCGAATGAACTCTGAAGCCAGTCGCAAAAATCATCACATCATTGAGTACAATTACTTTGGCCCTAGACAAATACTCGGCGCCAACGGCGGTGAAACCCTGCGTATCGGCACCAGTCATTTTTCTCGCGAGTACTCGAACACCACAGCCCAGTACAATTACTTTGACCGCACAAACGGCGAGCATGAAATCATCTCCAATAAGTCCAGCGGCAATTCACTTATCAAAAATGTCTTTTTTGAAACCCAAGGCACGTTAACCATGCGCCACGGCCATTTCACTAAGGTGGAAGGCAATTACTTTTTAGGTAACCGTAAACCCAATACCGGCGGCATTCGCATTATTAACGAAAGCCAAACCGTGAGTAACAACTATATGTACGGGTTAACCGGTAAACGCTTGCGCGGTGCGTTAGTGATCATGAACGGCGTACCTAACTCACCACCTAACCGCTACGATCCCGTTATTGATTCGGCTATGAACAACAACATTGTTATCGACAGCGACCACATTGAACTCGGCGCAGGTGCCGATGCCGAGCGCTCTGCTGCGCCTAGTACTTCTGAATTTAAAGGCAACATCATACTGGGTAAGTCTAATCTTGAACCTTTTACGTTGTACGACGATATGTCAGGGATTAATTTCGAGGGTAATTACCTAAACGACGAAGCCAGTACCCCCATTAAAACAGGTTTTGCTAGCACGCCTTATTCAGTTACGACCAACCAATATGGCTTAAAATCTCCCGATAAAGCATTACTCGATGAAATTGGTTTTGGCGAAGTGAAGCTGCCAGTAACAAAAGAAGAAGTAGGTGCTGATTTTTATCCTAAAAATGAAGCTTTGGTGGCATTTCAAAGCGGTAAAACCATCCACGTAAAAGCAGGTACAGATACTCTGACCAGCGCTCTGGCAACGAGCCAAGGTGGGGACGTACTGGTGCTCGAAAACGGCGCTGATTACCTGCTCACCAAGTTTGCCGAAGTACACCACCCAGTGACAATCATGGCTAAAGCAGGCAAAAAACCGGTTATTCGCTCACAAAAGCCTAACTTCATCAATATCGAAAATGGCGGTGCCTTAGAAGTTGAGAATCTGTGGTTTGATGGCGCTGAATCTCCTGATTACAAAGGGAACACCATCATAGGCACCAGTGGCTACTCGATGAATATTAACTACAACTTGTCAGTGCGTAACGTGAAAGTGACCGACTTGGATGTGAATGGTTATTTTTACTTCTTTAAAGCCAACGCAGGCACCTTTGCTGACTCCATTGAAATCATCGATTCAGAATTTAGCAACATTACAGGTGCCATTCTGCAATTAAACCGTGAAGTCGACGATTTAGGTGTGTACAGCGTTGAAAACCTTGTGATTTCGGGCAACACCTTCACCAATGTAAAAGAAGAAGTTGTCACCGTATATCGCGGTGGTACCGATGAAAGTACCTTTGGCCCAATGGTAAGCGTCACCAACAACACTCTGACCAATGTAGGCAAAGGCTCTACACACAGATCAGGCGCGTCTATGTATTTTCACGGTGTGCAAAAACTCAATATCTCTGAAACAAAATGGGATAACAGCGCACCACTGGAACTGTTCTTGACCAATGGCGGCCCCATCACAGTGATTGACAATGTTGAGATGAAGAACACCGATAAAATCCGTGCAAATAATGACGAATATGAAAGCTCAAATGTGACTTACGACTAG
- a CDS encoding SDR family NAD(P)-dependent oxidoreductase: MTKFVGKNVLITAGAQGIGEAISKHLIDNGANVAIHYFSSSDTANKLLEYATSKGVKAVAIKGDLTDEAEANSLIEKTVEALGGINILINNAGSLVARRSLNDMDAEFWHKVMDINLTSMMFVTRAAAPYLAKNENSSIVNLASLAGRKGGHAGSLVYSTSKGAILTLTRALSAELGPQGTRVNAVAPGLILGTSFHNTHTTKESADQTIAGIPIQRAGNADDVARAVVYLASEYDGFITGATLDINGGVYNM; the protein is encoded by the coding sequence ATGACAAAATTTGTTGGAAAAAACGTACTTATTACTGCAGGTGCACAAGGTATCGGCGAAGCGATCAGCAAGCACCTGATCGATAACGGTGCAAACGTGGCTATTCATTATTTTTCTAGCAGTGATACGGCTAATAAATTACTTGAATATGCAACGAGTAAAGGGGTAAAAGCCGTTGCGATCAAGGGCGATTTAACCGATGAAGCCGAAGCCAATAGCCTTATCGAAAAAACAGTAGAGGCCCTCGGGGGCATCAATATATTGATTAATAATGCGGGCTCTTTGGTGGCAAGGCGCTCGCTCAACGATATGGATGCCGAGTTTTGGCACAAAGTTATGGATATAAACCTAACCTCCATGATGTTTGTGACCCGCGCTGCTGCGCCTTACTTAGCAAAAAATGAAAATAGCAGTATCGTCAATTTAGCGTCTCTTGCAGGTCGTAAAGGTGGCCACGCCGGCTCTTTAGTTTATTCCACCAGCAAAGGGGCTATTTTAACTCTGACCCGCGCACTAAGCGCGGAGTTAGGACCACAAGGAACGCGCGTTAATGCGGTCGCACCTGGGCTGATTTTAGGTACCTCATTTCACAATACCCACACCACTAAAGAATCGGCTGATCAAACCATCGCCGGCATTCCTATCCAACGAGCAGGCAACGCCGATGACGTAGCGCGAGCTGTGGTCTATTTGGCCTCAGAATATGATGGCTTCATCACAGGGGCGACGCTGGATATTAACGGTGGCGTTTACAACATGTAA
- a CDS encoding RbsD/FucU domain-containing protein, whose amino-acid sequence MLKTAVIHPTILEALGRSGHFAQVVIADGNLPVAAMTGPNSTLVHLNFRPGMLDALSVLEGILEVCPIQGAIVMEKPPEANAEIHTAYQALLGDVTWEAMERWAFYDKIRAPATTLIIQTGEQRRFANLILTVGVVKMAEESRF is encoded by the coding sequence ATGCTTAAAACAGCAGTAATACATCCTACTATTTTAGAGGCGCTTGGGCGCTCGGGTCACTTCGCGCAAGTTGTTATCGCTGATGGTAATTTGCCTGTGGCTGCCATGACCGGACCAAACTCAACCTTAGTGCACTTAAACTTTCGCCCAGGAATGTTAGATGCATTAAGCGTACTGGAGGGCATTCTTGAAGTATGCCCGATTCAAGGGGCTATCGTGATGGAAAAGCCTCCTGAGGCAAATGCCGAAATTCACACAGCATACCAAGCTCTATTAGGTGATGTGACTTGGGAAGCCATGGAGCGCTGGGCGTTCTACGACAAAATCCGTGCCCCAGCCACCACCTTGATTATTCAAACCGGTGAACAACGCCGATTTGCCAACCTGATATTGACGGTCGGTGTCGTAAAAATGGCAGAAGAGAGTCGTTTTTAA
- a CDS encoding Nramp family divalent metal transporter codes for MSAFIRAILSFGPAFLAIGYTIGTGSVTAMIVAGSTFGMQLLWVLLLSCLFSGVLIYAYGNFALVTGETALYSFKKHLKFGKVIAILIIIGVSFGQWNSLTGILGISSNILFEMIALYFPAVVPHKYAVVVTIAVLVISIMYAILLIGKYSLFEKILVIFVSCMGLSFILSLFVVHPMPAEVVRGLIPVIPDVVGGKMMVAAFVGTTMASATFLSRPLFIQGKGWGIADRAQQKKDAIVAAVLVFIISGSVMAVAAGALFHEGKPVTDVLDMVNALEPIAGKFALTVFFFGTLAAGLSSVFPCMLIAPLLIEDYRSGKLDTQSTQFRIITGLAALFALTIPVFGFNPVKGQLLTQVFNVFVLPLVILGIILMINKKKMMGEHAAGYLLNIVLGLAFMFSILISFNGILGLLE; via the coding sequence GTGTCAGCATTCATTAGAGCTATTCTGAGTTTTGGTCCAGCGTTTTTAGCCATTGGCTACACCATTGGCACTGGCAGTGTGACGGCAATGATTGTCGCAGGCAGTACCTTTGGCATGCAGCTGTTATGGGTTTTATTGTTAAGCTGCTTATTTTCAGGGGTGCTTATTTACGCCTACGGTAATTTTGCCTTGGTAACAGGAGAAACCGCGCTTTATAGTTTTAAGAAACACCTTAAATTCGGTAAGGTGATTGCGATCCTCATCATCATAGGCGTGTCCTTTGGTCAGTGGAATTCCCTGACCGGTATATTAGGGATTTCCTCCAATATTTTATTTGAAATGATCGCCTTGTACTTCCCCGCTGTGGTTCCGCACAAGTATGCTGTAGTAGTAACAATTGCTGTGCTCGTTATCAGCATTATGTATGCAATATTACTCATAGGTAAGTACTCATTATTTGAAAAGATACTGGTAATTTTTGTGTCTTGCATGGGGCTATCTTTCATATTGTCGCTGTTTGTTGTGCACCCCATGCCCGCAGAAGTCGTACGCGGACTTATCCCCGTTATACCTGATGTCGTCGGCGGAAAAATGATGGTGGCTGCATTTGTAGGAACCACCATGGCCTCGGCGACGTTTTTGTCTAGACCTTTATTTATTCAAGGCAAGGGCTGGGGTATTGCTGACAGAGCACAACAAAAGAAAGATGCGATTGTTGCCGCAGTACTGGTGTTTATTATTAGCGGCTCAGTTATGGCCGTCGCCGCAGGGGCCTTGTTTCATGAAGGAAAACCAGTGACCGACGTGCTGGATATGGTGAATGCCCTTGAACCCATAGCAGGTAAATTTGCCCTGACGGTATTCTTTTTCGGTACGCTCGCAGCGGGTTTGTCGTCAGTGTTCCCTTGTATGTTGATTGCCCCACTGTTAATTGAAGATTACCGCTCGGGTAAATTAGACACACAATCTACGCAGTTTCGTATTATCACAGGTCTCGCTGCGTTATTTGCCCTCACGATCCCAGTATTCGGTTTTAACCCTGTTAAAGGACAGTTATTAACCCAAGTCTTTAATGTATTTGTTCTGCCATTGGTTATTCTAGGGATCATTTTAATGATCAATAAGAAGAAGATGATGGGTGAGCATGCCGCGGGATACTTACTCAACATCGTATTAGGCTTAGCGTTTATGTTTTCAATTTTGATTTCATTTAACGGTATTCTTGGCTTATTAGAATAA
- a CDS encoding gluconokinase — MIVIVCGVSGTGKSTIGKMLADALALPFYDADDFHPEANVQKMQSGRPLNDEDRQPWLEDLATQLANWEHKKGAVLACSALKAAYRETLAAKCAGPIEWIILHGSKALLTERLGARKGHFFDPKLLESQLTTLELPNDVSVVDIQAPPENIVQSIVARLADS, encoded by the coding sequence ATGATTGTAATTGTTTGCGGCGTTTCAGGAACAGGGAAGTCAACCATAGGTAAGATGCTAGCTGACGCCCTAGCACTCCCCTTTTATGACGCCGATGACTTTCACCCTGAGGCTAATGTACAAAAAATGCAAAGTGGCAGGCCGTTAAATGACGAGGACCGGCAACCATGGCTTGAGGACCTTGCCACTCAGTTAGCTAATTGGGAGCATAAAAAAGGGGCCGTACTTGCTTGCTCTGCATTAAAAGCGGCATACCGAGAAACACTGGCGGCAAAATGCGCCGGCCCTATCGAGTGGATTATCCTACATGGCTCAAAAGCCCTACTTACTGAGCGCTTAGGCGCGCGTAAAGGGCATTTTTTCGATCCTAAATTACTCGAATCGCAGCTCACTACATTAGAGCTACCCAATGATGTGTCTGTAGTGGACATACAAGCCCCACCAGAAAATATAGTGCAATCAATCGTGGCACGCTTAGCTGACTCTTAA